The following proteins are co-located in the Gossypium hirsutum isolate 1008001.06 chromosome A02, Gossypium_hirsutum_v2.1, whole genome shotgun sequence genome:
- the LOC107952585 gene encoding GRAS family protein RAM1, translated as MVMEDRDEEEEHLNLSLAIVTDPNGENSRKRKRKLLNVCNPLNPSLEGYFEGKIFKLLQVREEMLKLDHKRSKGLAENGKGLHLIHSLLIIATSVDKYNMNSALENLIQLYPTVSLMGDSVQRVVAHFADGLFARILTPKSPFYDMVMKEPSTEQQFLAFTSLYRVSPYYQFAHFTANQVIIEAFEKDQETNNNRALHVIDFNVSYGFQWPSLIQSLSQSGKRVSLRLTGYGRSLEELQETEARLVSFAKGFCNLVFEFQGLLRSSSKLIINQREKKNETVAVNLVFHLSNFMEMSETLKSVHSLKPSIVILVEQEGNPRVRNFLSRFMESLHYFAAMFDSLDDCLPQESTERLSIERNHLGKEIKVMINSENLDEENKGTWKNMMERHGFGGMKLSSKCLIQAKLLLKVRTHNYCPLPCEGENINGGFRVFQRDEGKALSLGWQDRCLLTASAWQCV; from the coding sequence ATGGTGATGGAAGATAGAGATGAAGAGGAGGAGCATTTGAATCTCAGCCTGGCCATTGTGACAGATCCTAATGGGGAAAACAGTagaaaaaggaagagaaaattaCTTAATGTTTGCAACCCTCTGAACCCATCACTTGAAGGGTATTTTGAAGGGAAAATATTTAAGCTTCTTCAAGTGAGGGAAGAGATGTTAAAGCTTGACCACAAGAGATCAAAAGGCTTGGCTGAAAACGGGAAAGGtcttcacttaatccattccttGCTCATCATTGCTACTTCAGTTGATAAGTACAATATGAACTCAGCCTTGGAGAATCTCATCCAACTCTATCCCACCGTGTCATTAATGGGAGACTCAGTGCAACGAGTTGTTGCTCACTTTGCTGATGGTTTATTTGCTAGGATTTTAACCCCAAAATCCCCTTTTTACGACATGGTCATGAAGGAACCTAGTACTGAACAACAGTTTCTAGCTTTCACCAGTCTTTATAGGGTCTCCCCTTATTACCAATTCGCTCATTTCACTGCTAACCAAGTCATCATCGAAGCTTTTGAGAAAGACCAAGAGACAAACAACAATAGAGCCTTGCATGTTATTGATTTTAACGTCTCTTATGGCTTTCAATGGCCTTCTCTCATCCAATCCCTTTCACAAAGTGGCAAAAGGGTATCCCTTCGACTTACAGGCTATGGCAGAAGCTTAGAAGAACTGCAAGAAACTGAGGCTCGATTAGTGAGCTTCGCCAAAGGGTTTTGCAACCTGGTCTTTGAATTCCAAGGCCTGTTGAGATCATCATCCAAGCTGATCATCAACCAAAGGGAAAAGAAGAATGAAACAGTTGCTGTGAATTTAGTTTTTCATTTGAGCAACTTTATGGAAATGTCCGAGACATTAAAATCAGTTCATTCACTTAAACCTTCCATTGTTATCCTAGTGGAGCAAGAAGGTAATCCAAGAGTAAGAAACTTCTTATCCAGATTCATGGAATCTTTGCATTACTTTGCTGCCATGTTTGATTCATTGGATGATTGCCTCCCACAAGAGAGCACTGAGAGGCTAAGTATTGAGAGAAACCATCTGGGGAAAGAGATCAAAGTCATGATTAACAGTGAGAACTTAGATGAAGAAAATAAAGGAACATGGAAAAACATGATGGAAAGGCATGGATTTGGAGGGATGAAACTGAGCTCAAAGTGTTTGATACAAGCAAAACTTTTGTTGAAAGTTAGGACCCATAATTACTGCCCCCTTCCATGTGAAGGAGAGAATATTAATGGTGGGTTTAGAGTATTTCAAAGGGATGAAGGGAAGGCTCTTTCATTAGGGTGGCAAGATAGGTGCTTGCTAACAGCTTCTGCATGGCAATGTGTATGA